In Massilia antarctica, the following are encoded in one genomic region:
- the araH gene encoding L-arabinose ABC transporter permease AraH: protein MSTIPLTHTGAPVPAGRQRALLIEYSMPLAYAVLFAVLAATVDNFFSVANVVGLMLSVAQIGMVACTMMLCLASRDFDLSVGSTIAFAGVLGAMVLERTGSVTLAVGAGLGAGALIGAGNGVLIAYLRVNALIATLATMLMVRGLAFIASQGQAVGINSDAFIAFGDAQVFGLPLPVLVAGACFLIFGVLLNHTVFGRNTLAIGGNPEAARLAGVKVEKLRVWIFLLQGLVTALAGLILASRITSGQPNAAQGFELDVISACVLGGVSLQGGKARIFGVLIGVLIMGTVENVMNLLNVDSFYQYLVRGSILLAAVLLDQLKARGERRT, encoded by the coding sequence GTTCGCCGTGCTGGCGGCCACGGTCGATAACTTCTTCTCGGTCGCCAACGTGGTCGGGCTGATGCTGTCGGTGGCGCAGATCGGCATGGTCGCCTGCACCATGATGCTGTGCCTGGCCTCGCGCGACTTCGACCTGTCGGTCGGCTCCACCATCGCCTTTGCCGGTGTGCTCGGGGCCATGGTCCTGGAACGCACCGGCAGCGTGACCCTGGCGGTGGGCGCCGGCCTCGGTGCGGGCGCCCTGATCGGCGCCGGCAACGGCGTGCTGATTGCCTACCTGCGCGTGAACGCGCTGATCGCCACACTGGCCACCATGCTGATGGTGCGCGGGCTGGCCTTCATCGCCTCGCAAGGGCAGGCGGTCGGCATCAATTCCGACGCATTCATCGCGTTCGGCGACGCCCAGGTATTCGGCCTGCCGCTGCCGGTGCTGGTGGCCGGCGCCTGCTTCCTGATTTTCGGCGTGCTGCTCAATCATACGGTCTTCGGGCGCAATACCCTGGCCATCGGCGGCAATCCGGAAGCGGCGCGCCTGGCTGGCGTCAAGGTCGAGAAGCTGCGCGTGTGGATCTTCCTGCTGCAAGGGCTGGTGACCGCGCTGGCGGGTCTGATCCTGGCCTCGCGCATCACCAGCGGCCAGCCGAATGCGGCGCAAGGCTTCGAGCTCGATGTGATTTCGGCGTGCGTGCTCGGTGGCGTGTCGCTCCAGGGCGGCAAGGCGCGCATTTTCGGGGTGCTGATCGGCGTCCTGATCATGGGGACGGTGGAGAACGTGATGAATCTGCTGAACGTCGATTCGTTCTACCAGTATCTGGTGCGCGGCTCGATCTTGCTGGCCGCGGTCTTGCTCGACCAGCTCAAGGCACGGGGCGAGCGCCGCACCTAA
- a CDS encoding LysR substrate-binding domain-containing protein produces the protein MSDPRSDRFVRSHLKTRHLVLLVELGRHGSIMHAAQAANLTQPAASKLLGELEHALGVQLFERLPRGVAPTWYGQVLIRRAGAALAEMDAAHQEVMELLSGLRGRVDVGTVLTPSTSLVPAAVNLLKSRHARVHVSISVDTSKILVQRLRAGELDLVIGRILDTGAAAELHFEPVTDEPHSLIVRAGHPLAGRSDLTLDELARQGWILPPNGSILRDRLTALFLARGLEPPAETVETLALPVIAHLLTGSDMVVALPLELVEPYLQTGLLTVLPFDLGIRMDMYGIITRRHHQLSPGAENMLATVREVAALRYPPAQAI, from the coding sequence ATGTCTGATCCACGTTCCGACCGATTTGTGCGCTCCCACCTCAAGACCCGCCACCTGGTGCTGCTGGTCGAACTGGGCCGTCACGGTTCCATCATGCACGCGGCGCAGGCCGCCAATCTGACCCAACCCGCCGCCTCCAAGCTGCTGGGCGAACTCGAACACGCGCTCGGCGTGCAGCTGTTCGAGCGCCTGCCGCGCGGGGTGGCGCCCACCTGGTACGGCCAGGTGCTGATCCGCCGCGCCGGCGCCGCCCTGGCCGAGATGGACGCCGCCCACCAGGAAGTGATGGAACTGCTTTCCGGCCTGCGCGGCCGGGTCGACGTCGGCACCGTGCTCACGCCGTCCACCAGCCTGGTGCCGGCGGCGGTCAACCTGCTCAAGTCGCGCCACGCGCGAGTGCACGTGTCGATCAGCGTCGATACCAGCAAGATCCTGGTGCAGCGCCTGCGCGCCGGCGAACTCGATCTGGTGATCGGCCGCATCCTCGACACCGGCGCCGCCGCCGAACTGCATTTCGAGCCGGTCACCGACGAACCCCACAGCCTGATCGTGCGCGCCGGCCATCCGCTGGCCGGGCGCAGCGACCTCACGCTCGACGAACTGGCGCGCCAGGGCTGGATCCTGCCGCCCAACGGCAGCATCCTGCGCGACCGCCTGACCGCCTTGTTCCTCGCGCGCGGCCTCGAACCGCCGGCGGAAACGGTCGAAACCCTCGCCCTTCCCGTGATCGCGCACCTGTTGACCGGTAGCGATATGGTGGTAGCGCTTCCGCTGGAACTGGTGGAGCCTTATCTGCAAACCGGCCTGTTGACCGTGCTGCCGTTCGACCTGGGCATCCGCATGGACATGTACGGCATCATCACGCGCCGCCACCACCAGCTCTCGCCCGGCGCGGAGAACATGCTGGCCACGGTGCGCGAAGTGGCGGCCCTGCGTTATCCGCCCGCGCAAGCTATATGA